The Helicobacter cetorum MIT 00-7128 region CCTCTAAATTATAAAGTTTTAAGAGGGTGATTTTCAAAATAATCTTGCGAATTTAAAGGGGTGTTTGGGTTTAAGAGCTTTTGATAATTCCCGCTTGAATCCAACTCATAGCGTTTCAAAGTGTCTTGTAGTTGGATTTCTAAAATGCGTAATAATTTATCAGCAATTGCTTGACTTGTAGCTGGAATGAGTAATTCCACACGCCTTTCTAAATTTCTTGGCATTAAGTCCGCACTAGAAAAGTAAATATTAGGTTGCGCATGTTTGAAGTAATAAATTCTAGCATGCTCTAAATATTTACCTACGATTGAATACACTCTAATGTTTTCGCTTAGTCCTTTTATTTGAGGCTTTAAACAACAAATCCCTCTAATGATTAAATCAATTTTAACTCCTTTTTGAGACGCTTTATAAAGCCATTCAATAATCTCGCTATCCACTAGGGCGTTAGCTTTTAAGATGATATGCCCTTCTTTTATGTGAGTGATTTCATCTTGAATGAGTGCAATAATCTTATTTTTAATCTGTTTGGGTGCCATGCTTAGAGTATCTAAAACGCTTTCTGTGGCACTGCTAGTTGAAAGTGAGTGAAAGAGTTTGATAATATCATTAGCGATTTCATTTTTAGCACTAAAAAAACTCACATCGGTATAAATTCTTGCGCTCAAAGGGTTGTAATTGCCCGTGCTTAAATGGGTGAAATGGCATAATTGTCCATCAATTTGTTTGGTAATAACAAGCATTTTAGCATGCACTTTAAGTTTTGGAATGCCATAAATAACTAATGCCCCCGCCTTTTCTAAAGCCTTTGCCCAATGCAAATTACTTTCTTCATCAAAGCGAGCTTTTAATTCTACTAAAACGCTTACTTGAATCTTGCTTGCCGCCTCAATTAAGGCTTTGACAATGGGTGAATGCTTGCCTACACGATAAAGAGTCATTTTAATAGAAAGAGTTGTTGGGTCATTAGTGGCTTGTTCTATCAAATCAATTATGGGTTCAAAACTCTCATAGGGGTGAAAAAGTAATAAATCTTCTTGCTCTATAGCATTAAATAAATCTTCCTCATTGAGTGGGGGTAAGATTTTTGGGATAAAATCGGGTGCTTTTAAGGTTTTAAAATTGGTATGCCCCACTAATTCCCATAAGTCTCCTAAGCCTAGCATAACAGCGCTTTCATATACATGCATTCCAGAGAGTTTGAGCTTGTCATGAAAGTGGGTTTGAAAACTCCTTAAAGATGCTAGTAGGGTATTTAAAAGTTCTTCATTGCCTCGTTGGGTTTGTAAGCGCACGATTTCGCCTTGATTGCGTTTCCTTAAGCTTTCACTCATAAGTTCTGCATAATCATGCGCCTCATCTTCTACAATTTCAATATCTGCATCACAAGTTACTCTAAAAGCCATGCACTCTAAAACTTCATGCCCTAAAAACAAATCTTGTAAGTGCGCCTCTATAATCTCTTCGGCTAATACAAAAAGACCTTTTTCTAATTCAATAAAACGAGTCGTAAAAGTTGGTAATTTAATGAGTGCATAAGAGATATTGTGAGTCTTTTTTTCTTTGATTTTAGCAAAAAGAGCAAAAGTTAGATTGCCTAGAGGGGGGAAATTGTGTGCTGAATCAATTTTAATAGGCAACACCAATGGGTATAATTGCTTTAAAAAATAATCCTTAGCTTTAGTTTTTTGCGTAAGGCTAAGTTTATTATAAGCAACTATGCAAAGCCCTTTTTTAGATAGCAAGGCTTGAATTTTTTGAAATTCTAATTCCATTTCTTCAATTTCAAGCGCTAGGTAGCGTTCTATTTTTTCTAATTGCTCTTCAGGGGTCGTGCCATCAGTGCCCTTAGAAGAAATTTTATGCTCATAGAGTTGCTTAAGTCCAGCCACCCTTATCATATAAAATTCATCTAAATTGGTGCCATAAATGGCTAAAAATTTTAGTCGTTCTAGTAGGGGTAAGCTTTCATCTTTGGCTTCATTTAAAACTCTTGTATTAAAGGCTAACCATGAAAGCTCTCGGTTAAAAAAATGATTCAACGAAAAATCCTTTAAGATAATAATGTTTAAGAATAAAAGTTTTACTTGGTGTGATTATATAATGAAAAGTTAATAATTTAACGATGTTTTTAAAAGCATGGTCGGAGTAGCGGGATTCAAACCCACGACCTCACCCACCCCAAGGGTGCGCGCTAATCAGGCTGCGCCATACTCCGAAACAAAAGACCGATATTATAGCGTAAGTTTGCTTAGTTATTGCTTATTTAAGTAACTTTGTAGCAATAAACAAGTTTTTTTAAGGAATTGTTTTAGGGTATTTTGAGAGTGTTGGACAAATTTAATAAGCTCATTTTCTTCAACATATAATGAAACGATTAAGATACTTTGTAAGATATGAGCGATACTCCCTTCAAATAAAATGCCTAGTGCTGGGTTTTTAGCACTTGTTGTTTGACAAAAATCATTTAAAAAATCCACCCATTCAAACATTTCTTTTTTAGTTTTACATGGCGTATCTAGGTGTATAGAAAAATCGTTTTTAAAATCAAAAAGTTTTTTTTGCCAAGTTTTTAAATCGTTAAAGGGATTATTTGGGTGGCTAAAGGCATTTTTAATGTGAGTGATAGCTTGTTTTTTGCCAAAACTTTTAGGTTTAAAATCATTGTATTTTAAACTTTGAGCGTTTTTGATTTTAGCCCCATAGCTTAAATTATAGACTTTTTTAGGCTTATAATAATTAAGGGCTTCTTCAATCCTTTCTTTAGAGAGTAAAAAGAGTGCATCACTAAAAGTTTGATAATCTTTGAAATTACTTTCTATGCTCATTAAATGCGTCGTAGTGATTTCTTTTTCATTTTCGTAATAGGAATTTTTAGCGTGTTTTTTAAATCCTTTAATATAGGCACAATCTAAAGCACACAAATAGATTTCATCACTTAGTAAAGAAGCTAGAGCTACTCCAGCATTACCCACAAAGGGTGCGCTGAACTCTATATTTAAGGGGCTTACATATGCACATGCACTCCCCCCACGCATAAACAAAAACGCTTCTTTAGCCAAATTAAAGGCTTTAGGATTGAGCATGTTAGCTCCGATTAAGGGGGTGTCTTTTAGGGGGGCTTGTTTTAAAACTTCTTTGAGATAATCTATGCGTTCTACTTCTATTTGAAAATCCACTTTTATGCCATGCTTTTTTAAGGGTTTTAAAGCGGTTCCGCATGAAAAAATGATGAAATTTTGTTCATTTTCTTTTAAAAAGTCTAAGAGTAAATCTAGGCTTGGCCCATTACCTACCACACAAATTGGGGCTTTAATCTTTTTAGGTTTAGTCTTTAGAGTTTTGTATAGGGGTAGGTTTTTAAGCGTGTGATTAAATCCTAGCATTTCATCTTCAAAACTTCCCCACCCCCTTAAGGCTTGCTTGTAATAACTTTGAATACTTTCTTGCATATGAGTGTTAAAAGCACTTTTATAGGGCATGATTTCTAGTTTCAAAAAAGAATGCGTAATAGGGCGTTTCAAAAAGTCTATTTTTAATTCATTAGGATTAAAAAATCCTTGGATAAAGAGTTTAGCCCCATGCTCAATCAACTTTTTATAACACACAAAATAGCAACTGATTTTAAACAAATCTAAATTTTCTTCAAATAAATAAAGCGAATGAAACATATAGCCCTTAGCTTGTAAAATCGCCAAAAACAAACCATCTAACAAACCATAAATCATCATAGGGGGTAAGAATTTTTGTCCTAAAGAGCCGTGTTTATGAGCATGATTTGTTTGTAAGAAGCTTAAGATTTTATGCGTAGCTTTAAGAGTTAGTGGAAGCTTATTGTTATTTTGATTTTGCAAGTAATTTAAAGAAAGGTTGTTATTATCTAATGAATATCTAGGATTATTTAAGGGGCTATGAGCCATATTAAAAGCGATTTCTATCATTTGGTTTTTAGGGTAGCTTAAAGCATTAGTAGGCGTGTGTAAAAGATTAAAGCTATTATTTTCAAATAACAATTGATAGTTTTTAAAAGGCGTGTTTAGGGCGTTAAAAAGATTAGGGTTATAGGATTTAAAAAAGAGTAAATTGTCTGTAAAACGCTTGGAAATTTCTTTTTCCAAAAACGCTGTATCAAAAGATTTTAAGGCTTGTAAAAAATCCACTTTAGTCCTTTTTGCCTCTCTTAGTCTTTTAAAGTTTCATTGCTCTATATCACTAGCTTGTAAGGGAGTGTTAGCTTTTAAAAATTTTGTTGCTTTTTTGCCTAAAATTTCTTTGTAAAATTTGGGGTGTAGGCCAAGATTTGGGCGTAAGGCTTTGATGTTTTCGCTAGTAAAAGCTTCGCCTTTTTGAATATCTTTAATCACAAATAAAGAGCGAGCAAAGATTCTTCGTTTCTCTAAAGTCTCCTTATCAATTTCTAACTCTTCTTTTCCTAGGGCTAAGACGCTTTGTTTGATTTCTTTAACCATGTTTTTAAATTCGTTAAAATCCATGCTAAAGGCACTATCTGGAGTTTGTATAGATTTGTTTAAAATGAAATGCTTTTCTATCATACTCGCACCTAGAGTGGTGGCTAGAATAGGACAAAGTGAGCCGATAGTATGGTCGCTCAAACCAAATTTTACGCCAAATTTTTCGCCTAATTTAACCATGCTTAAAAGATGAGCGTCTTCTAGTTTGCTAGGATAAGCACTCACGCATTTTAAAAGCGTGATGTCAAAATGATTGACTTCTCTACACAAAGTAATGGCGTCTTGTAATTCAGTAAGTGTAGCGATGCCACTAGAAAGAATAATGGGTTTTTGTGTGCGTGCGACTTTTTCAATCAATTCTAAATCGGCAATTTCAAAACTAGCGATTTTATACATAGCACAATCTAAGCTCTCTAAAAGTTCTAAGGCTTTTAAACTAAAAGGTGAGCTAAAAATTCCTAAATCAAGCTTTCTAGCCAACTCAAACAATTCAGCATGCCACTCTAGGGGCGTAGAAGCCTTTTGATACAATTCATACAAGCTTTCTTTATTCCATAAAGTGCCTTGAATGATGAAGGGGTTTTCCTTTAAGGTCATACAATCTGGCGTGTAGGTTTGGAGCTTGACAAAATCTGCACCACTTTCTTTAATGGCACAAATACTTTCTTTAGCAAGATTTAAATCTTGGTTATGATTAGCACTCAACTCAGCAACAATTTTAGGATACTTTAACATTTTCTTATTTTTCCTTAATCAGAACTTCTTTTTCTAAGCGATAGACTTGCGAGCAAGTGAAAGCCAAATTTTCATCATGCGTGGCTAAAACTAACGCCCCTTCTTCTTCTACAATGTAGTTTTGTAGAATGCTAATAACTTGATTAGCGGTAGTGGTATCCAAATTTCCAGTGGGTTCATCAGCGATAATGATTTTTGGTTTTTTAGAGAGCATTCTAGCAATGCTTAGGCGTTGTTGCTGTCCGCCACTTAATTCACCCACGCCTTGTTTGAGAGTGTGGGCTATGCCTAATTTTTCTAAAAGAGTGTGATTAATACTTTGTTTAGACATAATTGAAGCGACTTGTAAATTTTCTAGAGCATTAAACCCTTTAAAAAGATAATGGGCTTGAAACACGATGCCTATTTTGTAGCGTCTTAATTCTAAAAGTTTTTTTGAATTTAAGGCATAAATATCTTCATATTCTAATAAACTAATTATCCCGCTATTTGGTTTTAGCATGGTGGCTAGATGATTTAAAAGAGTGCTTTTGCCACTCCCACTTATGCCTAAAATCGCTAGGCTTTCTTTAGGTTTAATGTGTAAATCCACGCCACTATAAAGGGGTTTTTCAAAGGCGTGAGAGATGTTAGTTGCTCTAATCATAAAGTTTTCCTAAAAAGAATATCGCCTAATAAACTTGGGCTTAGAATGTAAGAAGCTGAAAAATTCGCACTATGTAAAATAATCTTGTGATAACGCCTTGCATAGTGTTTTAAAATCATTCTTTGTAAGGTTGGTTCAATGCTTGGGCTAAACCACGCATTATTGCTCATAATGATAAAAACTTTTGAAGGGCTGTTTAAATAAGCGAGTTTGGAAGTGCCTTCATAGCAAATTAAGGGGCGAAAAGTTAGATTATCTAGCTTAAAATCACTAAAATTTTGACCAGAGCGATACAAATAAGCACTCTCGCCAAAAAAGAGTTTTTCAAGTGGTTTTTTAAGAAATTCTGGCAAGGGAATGCTCTCGCCAAAGGGGGCTAGAATGACCTTGTCAGTAATTTGAACGCTTCTTTTAGAAAATAAAAACGCACTATTATAGAGATTATAACCTTGCGTGCGTAATGTGCCTGTTAAAATAGCAATATTATCGCTCAAATTTTCTAACTCAGCTTTAAAAGCGGAGTTTTCTAGAGTAGTGGGGTAGGCGGTTTCTGGGAATACGATGAGGCTTTTTTTGTGGTTAATAGCAAGCTTTATTTCTTTTAGCATGTTATTTTCAATATCTTTAAGGTAGTTTGAATCAAATTTCAAATTTTGGGGTGTTTTTGTAGAGACCAATTGAATATTATTGGTATTTTCTAAATCACTTATTTTTAAAAAGTTGAAATCAAGAGCAATTATCAAGCATAATATTCCTAAGATTTTGTAGGTTTTAGGTTTTAAGGTGCTAAAGAAAATGCAAGCTATGAATACAAGCCCTAAAGATAATTTGTCATTTTTAAACACACTATAAGCAAAAAAGCTATCTGACACTAACCAATCAAAATTAAACAGGTGGATAAAACTCATACTTAAAAAACTCAAAAGTCTGAAGTAAGGGTTTTCAAAATAGAGCAAAAAATAAAACAACACTCCATAGACTAACGCTACAAGAATGATAACTAATGGTAGTAAAAAGGGAAATTCTGAGTAACGAAAACTTAAGGCACTCCAATAAAAGAGTAATGCCCCTACAAAAAGCCCAAAGAAAAAGGCGTGTTTTTTAGGTGTTTTTAAAAATGCTAACACACTTAATGGGGCTAGTAGGCTATTAAGTGTGATAGAAATATAGGGGTTTAGATTCAATAAATCTAAAAGAGCGTTAGCATACACACTCAAAACAAATAAACATGCTAGTAAAAAAGTGTTTGCATGAAGTAGAATGAAACGCATGGGTTAAATTTTGAAACCTTGAAATTGTTTTGTAAGGTATTATAGCTATAAATTTTATTTTAGAGTGCTTTTTAAACTTGCTTTCTTTAAGATTTTAGAGCTTACAAAGCGCTTGATTAAGGGTAGTTTTTCTTAAGTTGTGTTATTATTCTTAGATTTTAAGCTTTGAAAGAGTGTTAATTTATCAAATTTTGTTAGCTTATTGAATCAAAAAAGTAGGCGTAAGAACGCTATTTTGCAAAAGAAAGGTGTGGCTAGAGTTTTGAACTATATTGATTTAGCGCTGATTGTCGTAGTGGTGGCATTTGGGATTCGTGGTTTTTATCATGGGTTTGTGAATGAAGTCGCTGGAATGCTTGGAATTGTTGTGGGGGTGTATGTAGCATCTCGTTATTCAGTAGTTGTAGGGCAGTTATTTTCAGAGCATTTATATAATTTAAGAAATGAAACCATGACCAATCTTATTGGGTTTTTGCTTGTATTGGCATTGATATGGATACTTTTTTTAGCAATAGGTGTGATATTAAGCAAGATTTTAGTTTTTAGCGGACTAGGTATTATGGATAGGGCATTAGGCTTTATTTTTTCATGCTTAAAGACTTTTTTAGTGCTTTCTTTTATCCTTTATGCACTCTCTAAAATGGATTTGATGAAAAATGCTGATATTTATTTGCAAGAGCATAGCGAAGTTTTCCCTACCATGAAGGGTGTGGCTAGTAAGATTATGCATCTTGATGGCGTTAAACATGTGGAGCAAAACCTTAAAGAAAACCTTGAAGAAATGAGTGATGAGGTTAAAAATAAGGGTAAAGAAACTTTGGATAAAACCTTAGATAAAGGGGTTGAAATCTTAAAGCAAAAGGCCAAAGAATTACCTAAACAAAGTTTGCAAAATTTAGAGCCTTCGCAAGAAACTTTAAATAGCATTGCTGATGCACCGGTTTCTAAAGATAAGATGATAGACCCCAATGACACCACCAATAATGCTCCTAACACCTCAAATCAAACTCAAGTTAAACCCTAAAGGTAAATGATGTTTTCTAATCAATACATTCAACAACGCATAAATAAAGCTAATAGCTTAAGAGAAGAAGGGAAAAACCCTTATAAAAACGGCTTGAAGCGAAGCCTTAAAAACAATGCTTTTTTAGAAAAATACGCTTATGTTAAAGATTTAGAAGAGCCTAAAGACAAAGAAAAATGCGAGAGTATTGTAGGTAGAGTCAAACTCTTGCGTTTAATGGGTAAGGCATGTTTTATTAAGATTGAAGATGAAAGCGCGACTTTACAAGCTTATATTTCACAAAATGAATTAAACGATGAGTTTAAGAGCTTGAAAAAGCATTTAGAAGTGGGCGATATTGTGTTTGTAAAGGGTTTTCCTTTTGCTACAAAAACGGGCGAATTAAGCATTCATGCCCTAGAGTTTCACATTTTAAGCAAAGCCATTGTGCCATTACCGGAGAAGTTTCATGGGCTTAGTGATGTAGAGTTGCGTTACCGTCAGCGATACTTGGATTTAATCGTTAATCCTGAAGTTAAAGAGGTGTTTAAAAAGCGTAGTTTGATTGTCTCAAGCGTGCGTAAATTTTTTGAAACAGAAGGTTTTTTAGAAGTAGAAACCCCTATGATGCACCCAATACCCGGCGGAGCGAATGCAAGACCTTTTGTAACTTATCACAACGCTTTAGAAATTGAAAGGTATTTAAGAATTGCTCCAGAATTGTATCTCAAACGCCTTATTGTAGGGGGTTTTGAAGCGGTGTTTGAAATCAATCGTAATTTTAGAAATGAAGGCATGGACCATAGCCATAACCCCGAATTTACGATGATTGAATTTTATTGGGCGTATCACACTTATGAAGACTTAATTGAATTAAGCAAGAGATTGTTTGATTACTTGCTAAAGACCTTAAATTTAACTTCAAAAATTATCTACAACGACATGGAAGTGGATTTTAATCAAACTTGCGTGATTTCTTATTTGGACGCTTTAGAAAAAATTGGAGGCATTAGTAGAGATATTTTAGAAAAAGAAGACAAGCTTTTAGTTTATTTGTTAGAAAAAGGTATTCAAGTAGAGAATCATCTAACTTATGGCAAATTGCTCGCTGAGGCGTTTGATAATTTTGTAGAGCATAAACTCATTAACCCCACTTTTGTAACAGAGTATCCTATTGAGATTAGCCCACTAGCTAGACGCAATGATAATAATCCTAATATTGCTGATAGGTTTGAATTGTTTATCGCTGGGCGAGAGATTGCTAATGGCTTTAGCGAACTTAATGACCCCTTAGACCAATTAGAGCGTTTTAAGGCTCAAGTGGCTGAAAAAGAAAAGGGCGATGAAGAGGCGCAATATATGGACGAAGATTATGTGTGGGCATTAGCGCATGCAATGCCCCCAACTGCAGGACAAGGCATAGGTATTGATAGATTAGTGATGTTATTAACCGGAGCTAAAAGCATTAAAGATGTGATTTTGTTTCCGGCTATGCGTCCTGTTAAAAATGATTTTAATGTTGAGAGTGAAGAATAATGGCATATTTTTTAGAACAAAGCGATAGCGAGATTTTTGAACTTATTGGCGAAGAATTAAAGCGTCAAAACGAACATTTAGAAATGATAGCAAGCGAGAATTATACCTTTCCTAGTGTTATGGAGGCTATGGGAAGTGTTTTAACCAATAAATACGCCGAAGGCTATCCAAACAAGCGCTACTATGGGGGCTGTGAAGTGGTGGATAAAATAGAAAACCTAGCCATAGAAAGGGCTAAAAAGCTTTTTAATTGTGAGTTTGCTAATGTGCAACCCCATTCAGGCTCACAAGCTAATAACGCTGTCTATCACGCCCTTTTAAAACCTTATGACAAGATTTTAGGCATGGATTTAAGCTGTGGGGGGCATTTAACGCATGGTTCTAAAGTGAGCTTAACCGGTAAGCATTATCAAAGCTTTTCTTATGGCGTAGGTTTAGATGGCTATATTGATTATGAAGAAGTGCTTAAAATTGCTAAAAGTGTTAAGCCCCAAATCATTGTGTGTGGGTTTTCAGCCTATCCAAGAGAGATTGATTTTAAAAAATTCAGAGAAATTGCTGATGAAGTAGGGGCGTTATTACTAGGCGATATAGCCCATGTGGCAGGACTTGTAGTGGCTAATGAGCATAACCACCCTTTTCCTTATTGTCATGTGGTTTCAAGCACCACGCATAAGACTTTAAGAGGGCCTAGAGGGGGGCTTATTTTAACTAATGATGAAGAGATAGCTACTAAGATTGATAGAGCGATTTTTCCGGGAACTCAGGGCGGACCTTTAATGCATGTCATTGCTGCAAAAGCGATAGGGTTTAAAGAGAATTTAAAACCAGAATTTAAAGCTTACGCACAATTAGTAAAATCTAACATGCAAGTTTTAGCTCAAGTTTTAAAAGAAAAAAATCATAAGTTAGTGAGTAATGGCACTTCTAATCATTTGCTTTTAATGGATTTTTTAGACAAACCCTATAGCGGAAAAGACGCTGATAATGCCCTAGGAAATGCCGGAATTACTGTGAATAAAAATACAATCCCGGGTGAAACTCGTAGCCCTTTTGTAACTAGTGGCATAAGAATCGGATCAGCTGCATTAAGTGCAAGGGGCATGGGGGCTAAGGAATTTGAAATCATAGGGAATAAAATATCAGATATTTTAAATGATATTGATAATGTTAGTTTGCAATTACATGTAAAAGAAGAATTAAAGGCTTTAAGTGCACAATTTCCTGTGTATAGCCAACCAATTTTTTAATCAGTAAAAGGAAGTAAAAGTAATGACAGAAATGGAACTCAAACTTATCAAAATAGACACGAGCCACTATTTTGAAAAAAAGCCGGGCTTAGGCGAGAAAATAACTCATATTGGACGCTCTTTTTACAATAAGTTTCAAAGAGTTGATGCTATGCTTACAAGCTCTCTCATTCAAAAGCATTTTAGAAAGGAAATTACTATTGCGCATAATTTAATTTTACGCAATAATAAGGTTGAAAATATCGTGTTTGATTATAATGGTCGCAATCCAGAGCGCTTTTATCATAAGGCGCAGTTGTTGCTCCGTGAAGAAGGCTTTATGAATTTTACCGCTTATAACACTAAGACCCCTGGTCATTTGCATTTGTATGTGCATAAGGGGCATACAGAACTTAGCGAGGGTGAAAGATTGGTTAAAACTTTGTCTATGAAATTAGCTCAAGGCATGCCTAATGAGTGGAAAGTTTTTCCTAATAGGGATATACCAAAAGAGTTTAATATTTTAGCATTGCCTTATGAAGTCTTTGCCAAAGAGCGAGGGAGTTCTTGGGCAAAGCATTTATAATTTAACTAAAACTATAGGAGTTTAGCTATGGCAGATAATGAAAAACTGAATGATATGATGTTAGATGAAGAAACAAGTGGTTCTGGTATCAAAAAGGCGCTATTGATTGTAGCGATTGCTATTATTATTCTAGCGGTGCTTTTAATGGTATTTTGGAAAAGCACTAGAGAGACCCCAAAGGATAATTTCTTGCAAACTGATAGCAGTATGCAAAAAATAGGCAATACTAAAGAGGAAAAAAAGGACGATGAATTTGAGAATTTAAATTTGGATTTTCCTAACCAACAACAAGAAGATAAGTTGGATAAGGTTGCTGATGATGTGAAAAAACAAGAGGGTCATACTCCAAATATTTTCCCTACAGAAACAAGTCCTACAAAAATGGAATCTAAGCCCAAAGCCACTGATAAGAAGTTGGAAAAGTTTGGCAAAGAAACTGATGGGCGTAGCGAATTAGACTTTGTGGAACATAATCATGCTATCAATAAGGCCAAAAAGCATGAAAATAAAGATAAAAAGCAAAAAACCCATGCCAAAGAGATCTCTAAAAAAGAAGTGAAAAAAGAGGCTCACTCTAAACATGCTAAGCAAGAAAAGGTTGTTAAAAAAGAAACAAAAAAAGAAGTGAAAAAAGAAAAAGTAGCTCCTAAGCAACCTAAAGAAGAGAATAAAAGGGCTGAGAAACCTAGTAGTGCAAGCGTGGCTAAGGGTTATTATTTACAAGTAGGGGTTTTTGCCAATACGCCCAATAAATACTTCTTGCAAGAGTTTGAGAAACTCCCGCATGCGATTGAGAAATTAGGCACAAATAAGCGTTATCTCATAGGGCCTTATAAGAGTCGTGAGGAGGCTTTAGAGCAAGTGAGCGAGATTACGGAGAAAATCACTAAGCCTGTTATTGTAGAAGTGCGCTAATTTATCTTATTTTTTAGACTAAGGGGATTTTTTCCTTTAGTTTTACTCATCTTTTTTAAAAATCATTTTATAATGCGTGTTATTGCATGTTGTTAAGGTCTTAAACAGAAAGTTTTTATATAAAGTTACATATCTTTAGCTAAGAGAGATAAAAGAATGGCTAATAACGAGAGAGAGAGAGAGAGAGTAAAAGGGGTTCTAGCTTTGCAAAATAGAACCCCTTTTATTTTAAATATTGCTTATAATAATTTATCAGCAAAAAGTATTTTAGTTTTTATAGCATGTTTTTTTATGCTTGGGTCTTTAGAGATGATGAAAGCGCATCAAAAAGATGGGTTTTTTATAGAGGGGGGCTTTGAAAGCGGGTTGTTGCAAGCTGAAAAACAAGAAGTAAGCTATAAAGAAAGCCATAGTATCGCACCCTTTTCTAATCAAGCATTCACAAAAAATGTTTTATTTGATTTAAATCAACAAGAAAACAATAAGCT contains the following coding sequences:
- the ppk1 gene encoding polyphosphate kinase 1 → MNHFFNRELSWLAFNTRVLNEAKDESLPLLERLKFLAIYGTNLDEFYMIRVAGLKQLYEHKISSKGTDGTTPEEQLEKIERYLALEIEEMELEFQKIQALLSKKGLCIVAYNKLSLTQKTKAKDYFLKQLYPLVLPIKIDSAHNFPPLGNLTFALFAKIKEKKTHNISYALIKLPTFTTRFIELEKGLFVLAEEIIEAHLQDLFLGHEVLECMAFRVTCDADIEIVEDEAHDYAELMSESLRKRNQGEIVRLQTQRGNEELLNTLLASLRSFQTHFHDKLKLSGMHVYESAVMLGLGDLWELVGHTNFKTLKAPDFIPKILPPLNEEDLFNAIEQEDLLLFHPYESFEPIIDLIEQATNDPTTLSIKMTLYRVGKHSPIVKALIEAASKIQVSVLVELKARFDEESNLHWAKALEKAGALVIYGIPKLKVHAKMLVITKQIDGQLCHFTHLSTGNYNPLSARIYTDVSFFSAKNEIANDIIKLFHSLSTSSATESVLDTLSMAPKQIKNKIIALIQDEITHIKEGHIILKANALVDSEIIEWLYKASQKGVKIDLIIRGICCLKPQIKGLSENIRVYSIVGKYLEHARIYYFKHAQPNIYFSSADLMPRNLERRVELLIPATSQAIADKLLRILEIQLQDTLKRYELDSSGNYQKLLNPNTPLNSQDYFENHPLKTL
- a CDS encoding motility associated factor glycosyltransferase family protein, encoding MDFLQALKSFDTAFLEKEISKRFTDNLLFFKSYNPNLFNALNTPFKNYQLLFENNSFNLLHTPTNALSYPKNQMIEIAFNMAHSPLNNPRYSLDNNNLSLNYLQNQNNNKLPLTLKATHKILSFLQTNHAHKHGSLGQKFLPPMMIYGLLDGLFLAILQAKGYMFHSLYLFEENLDLFKISCYFVCYKKLIEHGAKLFIQGFFNPNELKIDFLKRPITHSFLKLEIMPYKSAFNTHMQESIQSYYKQALRGWGSFEDEMLGFNHTLKNLPLYKTLKTKPKKIKAPICVVGNGPSLDLLLDFLKENEQNFIIFSCGTALKPLKKHGIKVDFQIEVERIDYLKEVLKQAPLKDTPLIGANMLNPKAFNLAKEAFLFMRGGSACAYVSPLNIEFSAPFVGNAGVALASLLSDEIYLCALDCAYIKGFKKHAKNSYYENEKEITTTHLMSIESNFKDYQTFSDALFLLSKERIEEALNYYKPKKVYNLSYGAKIKNAQSLKYNDFKPKSFGKKQAITHIKNAFSHPNNPFNDLKTWQKKLFDFKNDFSIHLDTPCKTKKEMFEWVDFLNDFCQTTSAKNPALGILFEGSIAHILQSILIVSLYVEENELIKFVQHSQNTLKQFLKKTCLLLQSYLNKQ
- the pseI gene encoding pseudaminic acid synthase encodes the protein MLKYPKIVAELSANHNQDLNLAKESICAIKESGADFVKLQTYTPDCMTLKENPFIIQGTLWNKESLYELYQKASTPLEWHAELFELARKLDLGIFSSPFSLKALELLESLDCAMYKIASFEIADLELIEKVARTQKPIILSSGIATLTELQDAITLCREVNHFDITLLKCVSAYPSKLEDAHLLSMVKLGEKFGVKFGLSDHTIGSLCPILATTLGASMIEKHFILNKSIQTPDSAFSMDFNEFKNMVKEIKQSVLALGKEELEIDKETLEKRRIFARSLFVIKDIQKGEAFTSENIKALRPNLGLHPKFYKEILGKKATKFLKANTPLQASDIEQ
- a CDS encoding ABC transporter ATP-binding protein, coding for MIRATNISHAFEKPLYSGVDLHIKPKESLAILGISGSGKSTLLNHLATMLKPNSGIISLLEYEDIYALNSKKLLELRRYKIGIVFQAHYLFKGFNALENLQVASIMSKQSINHTLLEKLGIAHTLKQGVGELSGGQQQRLSIARMLSKKPKIIIADEPTGNLDTTTANQVISILQNYIVEEEGALVLATHDENLAFTCSQVYRLEKEVLIKEK
- a CDS encoding apolipoprotein N-acyltransferase, with product MRFILLHANTFLLACLFVLSVYANALLDLLNLNPYISITLNSLLAPLSVLAFLKTPKKHAFFFGLFVGALLFYWSALSFRYSEFPFLLPLVIILVALVYGVLFYFLLYFENPYFRLLSFLSMSFIHLFNFDWLVSDSFFAYSVFKNDKLSLGLVFIACIFFSTLKPKTYKILGILCLIIALDFNFLKISDLENTNNIQLVSTKTPQNLKFDSNYLKDIENNMLKEIKLAINHKKSLIVFPETAYPTTLENSAFKAELENLSDNIAILTGTLRTQGYNLYNSAFLFSKRSVQITDKVILAPFGESIPLPEFLKKPLEKLFFGESAYLYRSGQNFSDFKLDNLTFRPLICYEGTSKLAYLNSPSKVFIIMSNNAWFSPSIEPTLQRMILKHYARRYHKIILHSANFSASYILSPSLLGDILFRKTL
- the lysS gene encoding lysine--tRNA ligase gives rise to the protein MFSNQYIQQRINKANSLREEGKNPYKNGLKRSLKNNAFLEKYAYVKDLEEPKDKEKCESIVGRVKLLRLMGKACFIKIEDESATLQAYISQNELNDEFKSLKKHLEVGDIVFVKGFPFATKTGELSIHALEFHILSKAIVPLPEKFHGLSDVELRYRQRYLDLIVNPEVKEVFKKRSLIVSSVRKFFETEGFLEVETPMMHPIPGGANARPFVTYHNALEIERYLRIAPELYLKRLIVGGFEAVFEINRNFRNEGMDHSHNPEFTMIEFYWAYHTYEDLIELSKRLFDYLLKTLNLTSKIIYNDMEVDFNQTCVISYLDALEKIGGISRDILEKEDKLLVYLLEKGIQVENHLTYGKLLAEAFDNFVEHKLINPTFVTEYPIEISPLARRNDNNPNIADRFELFIAGREIANGFSELNDPLDQLERFKAQVAEKEKGDEEAQYMDEDYVWALAHAMPPTAGQGIGIDRLVMLLTGAKSIKDVILFPAMRPVKNDFNVESEE